GCCACCATCTATACCAAATCTATAAGCAATCAATTACGGCTGGATTTGCAACGGTATAACAGCCAATATCCTCCCATTGAGGTTGAGGTTTTCTCCGATGCCCACGACCGATTTTTGATTATTGACGATACGGAGCTTTACCACATCGGGGCATCACTCAAAGACCTGGGCAAAAAATGGTTTGCCTTTTCGAGAATGGATATTGAAGTCGGCAGTATGCTTCAGATACTTAATAAATAGCAAACCCTCCAAATTTGGAGGGTTTTATCATTATGCTTTACAAGCTTCTAAAGATGATTTTCTAAATTCTTTCAACAGTTTTTCTAACTCTAAAGAAGTTTTACGAGCTCTTGTTCCTGCGGCTTTGTTTCCTTTTTCTGCCTGTAATTCTGCATCTGCTTTTAATGTTTCAAAGCTAGCATTGATTTTTTCGATTAGTTCGTTCATTATGATAATGGATTAAAATTTCTGATCAAAAGTATAAAATAAGTTTTAATGCTTTTATTAAGTTATACCTGTAATTGTGCTGTTATACTTTTATAGTAAACCTTCAGAGCATCACGTTCATCTTTCCCAACATAGCTATTATGTGCTACTAAACAGCGAATTTTATATAGTTCATCAATCATTACATTTAACCAATGTTCATTTTTCTTCGGGAAATATTTGCCAAATATCGCCCAGTTCCCTACTATAATTTTGCCCAACTCTATAAAATCACAATAAAATAGATCATTGCCTCCACGCAATGGCAGATACTTGCTTTCCTGTTCACTTTTCTTTAGCTTGTCTATCGTTTCCTGCACTTTTTTAGGGATAGTAACGGCTTCCGTTTTCATAATCTCCTCAATAAATATTCTCAGCGAATTTTCTATGCAGTAGAGATACAGGTACACCTCCGACATTTCCTTTCCCCTTTGCTGGATATCCTCGGGCAACAAATTCAAATGTCCGAAGTTGACACTCTGCTGTATTTCTTCAATAGAGTCCAATAAAGTATCTTCATCTGCAATTAATGCATAGAAGATTTCATTGATGTATTTCCGGCGTTCGGCATATCCACCTTTAGCCTGCATTTCCCTTCTGAATTCTTTCAGCGATGCACAAATTTAAATTCTTTGGATTGATTTTTTTTAAACTTTGCAGTCTGGTTCAGTTCATTCTTCAATCCCCTATATTCTTTCTCCTGTTCTTCGCTAATGGTCACATCTGTCGATGCACCGGAAACCAAAATCTTTAATCTTTCGACTTTTTCTATATAATTCATTTCTTAAAAATAGTACATTTTAATATTAACTTATCGTCAACTTCCACCGAGCATTTCAAATAGAGTTATTCGTTTGATACTATCAGAATATTGGTCCAAACAGCTGATGGAGTTGCGGATGGTTTGCAGGGCAATAGTTCTGAGCATAATACTCTGCAAGTTTTATTTTGATATAATTTTCATCTCTGTTTGTGTAGTTTGCTATGCGCTCAATGTAATAATCTATCCTTATTTTCGCTGCTTTTCGTGGATTTGCAGGGTATTGACGTCCACGGTTTTGCTCATCAATAATGATTTGAGCAATATCAAAGACTTCATTAAAAATATCCCTTAATGGTTGGGCATGGTTGTGTGGCTGGTCGTTCAATAATGTAACAAGCCCCAATTCGGGCGTGATAGGCAAAAATTTTATCCTTGCCTGATTGGCGACATAAAGATTAAGTAGTTCCTGCTGGCTTCCACTCCTGTTTGCATCGGCCTGTATAGCCTGTATATCTGGCAATGCGTCAGCATCTAGAAAGGCATATACGCCTGTATTCTGTGGTATCAGGTAATTTGAACATGAAATGGTAAACCGTAGTGTTTGCGGCCATCCTCCAACGGGAAGTATCTTGATAATTGGTCTGCGGTGCTGCACCAATGTGCCAAAATAGTAATTCAGAAGTTGTTCAATGATATATTTGGCATAGTCATCCTCTACGAAAAGAACCAAATCCGGTTGTACCTCTTCCTGTATGGCCATATTTTGAAGTGCCAGAGCTGGATAACAGTCGTACTCTACATTTACGTGCCCATTTGTGGGGTTGCGTTCCAGATAAATAAGCTTTGATGCCTTCTTGATAAGACTGCTGGAATGTGTAGATAATATAACCGTAAGATTTTTTTGAACGGCCATTTTTTGAAGAAATGTAAGAAAGCTGACCTGTACCTTTGGATGTAAAGCAAGCTCTATCTCATCAATCAATATCAGGGAGTCGTCCGCAATGTTTTCCAACTGGAATAAAGCATTTAATATCAAAAGTTCTCCAAGGCTGAAATTCTTTTCGGTGTAATATTGATTTTGGTGCCCTACACTTTTGGCAGGCAAAAGAAAACCGTAATTTGCCCGGCCATTTCCTCTTCCTTTACCATCCAGTTTCTTTCTTCTTAGCTCAGTGTATTTAGTGGTGTGAAAGATTTCATTCATTGATGCTTTGTAGAATGTCGGAGCGGCCTGAATGCCCCTGGTATTCAATTCTTCATTCTGCACATAAAAGCGTTCTACATTGGACGATACCAGAAAAGCATTGGTGTAGCCCATAGTATTTAACAAGGAGGCTTTTCGTTTTGGAGTAGGAGCCCATCTTGTATTTCTGTAAGTATATTCCACAAAGGAACCATTGTTCTCATACCTTATTTTGGAATTTCTAAAGCTATCAAATTGATTATTGCTGCTCGATTTGAAATGTCTTTGAAATGCATAAGAGTCGGTTAGTCTCTGTAAACAAGCTAATAACGTCGTTTTACCGGATCCATTCACTCCAGTAAGAACATGAATGCCACTTCTCGGGATATTAAATTCCAATCTGGTTATACTTTTTAGGTTTTCAATAATAATTTTTCCCATTCAATGTGTGATAAGTATTTTATGGTTAGTAGTCAATATTTTTTCGCAGTTTCATCTTATACTCAAATAGCAAACAAAAGGATATCATGATTTTTTTCAAAAATACAAATTAAATCCTTTGATAATAGTTTGTTTTACGCCAAGTATCGCCTCTCAAAGCCAAATCCTACCACTTCTATAAAGGCTCTTTGCTACCACTCTAATTTTAGGTTTTACACAAAATTCTAAACAAAATTATAGTATGGTTACACAGCAAAAAGACCTGTCGTATTTCAGATTACGACTACAAGAATTATTAAACACGAGCTTTCCCGAAAAAGCCACCGACCAAAAGTTTATAGACCAGCGTTCTTCGTGGGCTTCAAATGCCTATGAGGGTGCTTTTCGTTCGGGAAACACCATTGAGCAATGCAACGAAATAGCCAATTACATTCTGTTTGAACATCTGTACTTCTCGAAATTCGATACAGTTTTTCAAGTAGTCTGCAATGAGTTTGACACCATAATGGCAGATGAGGAACTGCGACCGTTTGCCCTTAAAATGTTCCCCGTTTGTGAGGCTATTTTCTCCAGTTATGAACTAACTGATGATTTCGCTTATAACACAGCGTATGACCTGCTCTATACCGAACTGACCGGAACCATCGCAATATGGATCGAGGAAAATGGACTTCAGTAAAAAGCAACATCTCCAACAGAACATTGATGCCCTGCGAATTGCTTTTAAACTTGAAAAGGAGAACCGACAAGCCACCGTAGGCGAAAGACTGCTAATGATGCAATACAGCGGATTTGGCGGTCTTAAATTCGTTCTGAACCCCATAGAGAACGAAATAGACATCAATAATTGGAGAAAAACGGAACACGACCTTTTCCTGCCCACTCAGGAACTCCACCAGCTTCTTAAAGAAAATTCTGGGAACGATAAGCAATACCGCAGGTATGTAGACAGTATGAAAAGCTCCGTACTTACTGCTTTTTACACACCGCCACAGGTCATAGATGCGATTTCCGCAACCTTGCGTGAAAGCGGTCTTACCATTAAAAATTTCCTCGAACCCTCCGCAGGTATCGGCTCATTTGTACAATCCTTTTCTGAAAATCAGCAACCCAATGTTACCGCCTATGAAAAGGATCTACTGACAGGCAAAATACTAAAACAACTCTATCCCGAAAGCAAAGTACGTGTAAGCGGTTTTGAGGAAATACCCGAAAAAGAACAAAATAGCTATGATGTAATTGCAAGTAACATTCCTTTTGGAGATACCTCCATATTTGACCTATCTTATTCCCGAAGCAAGGACAGTGCAAAAGTTCAGGCAGCCAGAAGCATTCATAATTACTTTTTTTTGAAAGGAACTGATATGCTTCGCGATGGTGGCTTGCTAGCCTACATCACTTCACAAGGAATTCTGAACAGCCAAAAAAATGAGCCCATACGCAGGGCACTGATGCAGGAAAACGATTTGGTCTCAGTTGTTCGGCTCCCTAATAATCTATTTACGGAATACGCTGGTACAGAAGTCGGCAGCGATCTGATTATCCTGCAAAAGAACAAGGCAAAGCAAGGCTTAACTGAAAGAGAAGAATTATTTTGCCAAAGCAAACCAACCGAATACAACACACCTGGCAATGCTTTATTAAAGGAAAGTACGAGGATTGTACATACCGACAGTAAATTAGATACCGACCCTTACGGGCAGCCTGCCTTAATTTATACACATAAAGACGGTGTTGCCGGAATAGCCAAAGACCTTAAAGGAATGCTTTCTGATGATTTTGGAATGTATCTGAATTTGGGGCAGTATCGTGGCGAACGTAATGATGAGCCAGTGATACGAATTCCGGTTGCGCCAAAGGTTACAACTCCGGTTGACGAAACTGTAAATATACGACGGGAATTAAAGCCCTTATCCATTTCAGTAACAAATGGAAACAGTCCGCAGGAATTGAAGCAGCTAAGTATTTTCGACCTGTTTACAGATATTGCTGAACCTTTGGCGGTTGTTTCTTCACCCAAAAGAACGACGAAAAAGCAAAGCACTAACAAAAGAAGAGGTGCAATTGGTCGCCAGACCGACCTGTTTACAGCAATGCAACAGCCTTATTTGCCTCCTGTTACCAATAAGGCAAGTAATAAAGATACGGCATCCAACGGACAAAAACAGGAAATCATCGGTGATCTGTTTTCAAACATCAAGGGGAATGAGCTGACTGATAGGCCAGCAATTCCCGCCACCATTCCTGAACCTGCTCCGTATGGTGGCGAACCGAAATCGTTCCACCGCAACGATTGCCTTGTGGCGGATAAGGATTGGGTTGGCCACCTGCAAGATGTAGATACATCAGGCGGTACGCCAGTTTTCCACCCTTTGCAATTACCACCTCTGCAAAAAGCAAGAGCCGAAGCGTATATTGCTGTACGTGATATTTATCAACAGCTTTACACCAAAGAAGCTGAACTTCATATAGAACATAAGGAAGAAAGGCAAACACTGAACCGCCTATATGACGACTTTGTAAAAAGGTATGGCAACCTCAACAGTGCCGATAATATCAAGCTCATTAAAACAGACAGTGCAGGCAAAGAAGTCCCTTATTTGGAGCGTGTAATTGGTGGCGTGGTACACAAAGCCGATATATTCAGCCATCCTGTAACTTTCTCTACCGTAACGATAGCAACAGACAATCCCGAAGAAGCATTGGCCGCATCGCTGAACAAATATGGCGGTGTGGATTTGGGCTATATGTCCGAAATAAGCAGTATGCCCGATGATGCTTTGAAAGAAGCTTTACACGGTCGTATTTACTATAATCCGGTGCAAAAGGAATACGAAATAGCAGAACGCTGGGTTGCAGGTAACGTTGTAGAGAAAGCCCAAGATGTAAGAACCTACATTGAGAACAATCCCGATGATAACCAGGCCAAAGCAAGCCTTACCGTTTGGAGGAAGCAAGACCAAGACGCATCGAATTTGAGGAACTGGATTTTAATCTTGGTGAACGCTGGATACCAACTGGCATTTACGCCCGGTTCGCTTCGCATATTTTTGATACTGAGGTACGTATCCATTATTCTGAAAGTTCCGACGACTTTTCAGTCACCTGTAATCAGGGAAATCAAAATATATGGGAAAAATATGCGGTAAAGTCCGAGAGCCGGACATTTGACGGTATTGCCCTGCTCAAACACGCATTGGTAAATACCACACCTGACATCACAAAAAAAGTAATGATTGGCGATCAGGAAGTGAAGGTACGGGATATGGAAGCCATACAGATGGCGAATACGAAGATTGATGAAATGCGTACCGGATTTAGCGAATGGCTTCACGCTCAAAACGATGAATTTAAAAGAAGGCTTACCGACCAATACAACGACACCTTTAACTGTTTTGTAAGACCAAATTACGATGGGTCACATCAGGACTTTCCGGGACTGGACCGTAAGGCATTAGGTATACAAGATTTGTACTCCAGCCAAAAGGACACTGTTTGGATGATAAAATTGAATAACGGTGCCATCTGCGACCACGAAGTAGGTGCGGGAAAAACATTGGTAATGTGTACCGCAGCGCATGAAATGAAGCGTTTGGGATTAGCGCACAAACCGATGATCATCGGGCTGAAAAGCAATGTACATGAAATTGCTGAAGCCTA
This is a stretch of genomic DNA from Chryseobacterium tructae. It encodes these proteins:
- a CDS encoding Swt1 family HEPN domain-containing protein; translation: MQAKGGYAERRKYINEIFYALIADEDTLLDSIEEIQQSVNFGHLNLLPEDIQQRGKEMSEVYLYLYCIENSLRIFIEEIMKTEAVTIPKKVQETIDKLKKSEQESKYLPLRGGNDLFYCDFIELGKIIVGNWAIFGKYFPKKNEHWLNVMIDELYKIRCLVAHNSYVGKDERDALKVYYKSITAQLQV
- a CDS encoding DUF1896 domain-containing protein, translated to MVTQQKDLSYFRLRLQELLNTSFPEKATDQKFIDQRSSWASNAYEGAFRSGNTIEQCNEIANYILFEHLYFSKFDTVFQVVCNEFDTIMADEELRPFALKMFPVCEAIFSSYELTDDFAYNTAYDLLYTELTGTIAIWIEENGLQ
- a CDS encoding histone H1, producing MNELIEKINASFETLKADAELQAEKGNKAAGTRARKTSLELEKLLKEFRKSSLEACKA
- a CDS encoding AAA family ATPase; its protein translation is MGKIIIENLKSITRLEFNIPRSGIHVLTGVNGSGKTTLLACLQRLTDSYAFQRHFKSSSNNQFDSFRNSKIRYENNGSFVEYTYRNTRWAPTPKRKASLLNTMGYTNAFLVSSNVERFYVQNEELNTRGIQAAPTFYKASMNEIFHTTKYTELRRKKLDGKGRGNGRANYGFLLPAKSVGHQNQYYTEKNFSLGELLILNALFQLENIADDSLILIDEIELALHPKVQVSFLTFLQKMAVQKNLTVILSTHSSSLIKKASKLIYLERNPTNGHVNVEYDCYPALALQNMAIQEEVQPDLVLFVEDDYAKYIIEQLLNYYFGTLVQHRRPIIKILPVGGWPQTLRFTISCSNYLIPQNTGVYAFLDADALPDIQAIQADANRSGSQQELLNLYVANQARIKFLPITPELGLVTLLNDQPHNHAQPLRDIFNEVFDIAQIIIDEQNRGRQYPANPRKAAKIRIDYYIERIANYTNRDENYIKIKLAEYYAQNYCPANHPQLHQLFGPIF